A DNA window from Phragmites australis chromosome 11, lpPhrAust1.1, whole genome shotgun sequence contains the following coding sequences:
- the LOC133884565 gene encoding uncharacterized protein LOC133884565 isoform X1 yields MAARSTSMASEDDYETEQKKQAAADVLFHYSQFVMVCIGEGVRPTDLRLHLMKEVSGMPTSLKEPQQAAASPDSSGEPSSSGTMKGDKNEIS; encoded by the exons ATGGCTGCACGGAGCACTTCTATGGCCTCTGAGGATGATTATGAA ACTGAACAGAAGAAGCAAGCTGCTGCAGATGTTCTTTTCCACTATTCGCAGTTTGTTATGGTGTGCATTGGTGAGGGCGTTCGCCCAACTGATCTCAGGTTGCACCTTATGAAG GAAGTTTCAGGAATGCCCACTTCTCTAAAGGAGCCACAACAGGCAGCTGCCTCACCGGATTCAAGTGGTGAACCGTCCTCCTCTGGAACTATGAAAGGGGACAAGAACGAAATCTCATAA
- the LOC133884565 gene encoding uncharacterized protein LOC133884565 isoform X2: protein MIMNYLLQTEQKKQAAADVLFHYSQFVMVCIGEGVRPTDLRLHLMKEVSGMPTSLKEPQQAAASPDSSGEPSSSGTMKGDKNEIS from the exons ATGATTATGAA CTATTTGCTGCAGACTGAACAGAAGAAGCAAGCTGCTGCAGATGTTCTTTTCCACTATTCGCAGTTTGTTATGGTGTGCATTGGTGAGGGCGTTCGCCCAACTGATCTCAGGTTGCACCTTATGAAG GAAGTTTCAGGAATGCCCACTTCTCTAAAGGAGCCACAACAGGCAGCTGCCTCACCGGATTCAAGTGGTGAACCGTCCTCCTCTGGAACTATGAAAGGGGACAAGAACGAAATCTCATAA